A section of the Triticum dicoccoides isolate Atlit2015 ecotype Zavitan chromosome 7A, WEW_v2.0, whole genome shotgun sequence genome encodes:
- the LOC119328971 gene encoding tyrosine-sulfated glycopeptide receptor 1-like codes for MQPLSSSCRSSNSRYTTKSSAPFASLVAAALLLCFVSPASSCTEQERGALLGFLGRLTPGGSGSLNVSWVNDTDCCQWEGVLCSGDGTVTDVLLPSRGLRGLVSPSFGDLPGLLRLNLSHNSLEGSLPAELVFSRSITVLDVSFNRLDGPLQELQSSDTGLPLQVLNISSNLFTGQFPSVTWEAMKNLVALNASNNTFTGQIPSSICSNAPLFDMLDLCFNQFSGNIPPGLGSCSMLKVLKVGHNNLSGALPPELFNATSLEQLSLPNNLLQGVIDGSHIAKLSNLTVLNLGSTGLSGKIPDSVGQLTRLEQLYLDNNHMSGELPPALGNCSNLRYITIRNNSFTGELSKVNFTMLDLRTADFSLNNFTGTIPESIYSCTNLVALRLAFNQFQGQISPSIGNLRSLSFFSITGNSFTNITNALQMLKSCKNLTSLLIGTNFKGETIPQDETIDGFEKLQVLTIDDCPLVGQIPLWISKLEKLEMLDLSMNQLTGPIPSWIDGLGFLFFLDISSNKLTGDIPAALTKMPMLLSEKNAAKLDPKFLELPVFWTPLRQYRMVSAFPNKLCLDNNNFTGVIPPEIGQLKMLDILNLSSNSLTGGIPQEICNLTNLQTLDLSNNQLTGAIPSALNGLHFLSKFDVSNNKLEGKVPSGGQFDSFSNSSYSGNPKLCGPMINNDCNSTSSSASPRRWNKKNITAVGLGVFFGGLAILFLLGRLLMALRRTNSVHQNKGSSNGDIEASSFTSASDDLCNVMKGSILVMVPQGKGESGKITFHDILKATNNFDQQNIIGCGGNGLVYKAELPNGPKLAIKKLNGEMCLMEREFTAEVDALTVAKHDNLVPLWGYYIQGNSRLLIYSYMENGSLDDWLHNRDNGNTLLDWPTRLEIAQGASRGLFYIHNICKPHIVHRDIKSSNILLDRDFKAYVADFGLARLIRPYDTHVTTELVGTLGYIPPEYGHAWVATLRGDIYSFGVVLLELLTGKRPVEVLSKSKELVQWVREMTSQGKHTEVLDPALREQGHEEQMLKVLEVARKCINHNPCQRPSIQEVVSCLENADVNLQTET; via the coding sequence ATGCAGCCGCTCAGCTCATCATGCCGTAGCAGCAACAGTAGATACACCACCAAATCGTCCGCACCGTTCGCCAGCCTTGTCGCTGCCGCCCTTTTGCTCTGTTTCGTCTCCCCGGCCAGCTCCTGCACGGAGCAGGAGAGGGGCGCCCTCCTCGGCTTCCTGGGCAGGCTCACGCCGGGCGGCAGCGGCAGTCTCAACGTGTCATGGGTGAACGACACGGACTGCTGCCAATGGGAAGGCGTCCTCTGCAGCGGCGACGGCACGGTCACGGACGTCTTGCTGCCTTCCAGAGGTCTCAGAGGCCTCGTCTCGCCATCCTTCGGCGATCTTCCTGGCCTGCTGCGCCTCAACCTGTCTCATAATTCGCTTGAAGGCAGCCTACCGGCAGAATTGGTGTTCTCCAGAAGCATTACTGTCCTCGACGTCAGCTTCAACCGCCTCGATGGTCCTCTGCAGGAGTTGCAATCCTCAGATACCGGCCTTCCTCTCCAGGTGCTGAATATCTCAAGCAATTTGTTTACAGGACAGTTTCCATCCGTGACATGGGAGGCCATGAAGAATCTGGTTGCTCTTAATGCGAGCAACAACACCTTCACAGGACAAATACCATCTTCTATCTGCAGCAACGCCCCCTTGTTTGACATGCTTGACCTTTGTTTCAACCAATTCAGTGGCAACATTCCCCCAGGGCTTGGCAGTTGCTCCATGCTGAAAGTGCTGAAGGTTGGACACAACAACCTCAGCGGAGCTCTCCCGCCGGAACTCTTCAATGCTACCTCACTGGAGCAGCTCTCCTTACCCAACAATTTGTTGCAAGGAGTTATTGATGGCTCCCACATAGCAAAACTAAGCAATCTGACTGTACTTAATCTTGGATCGACTGGTCTCAGTGGCAAGATTCCGGATTCTGTCGGCCAGCTAACAAGATTGGAGCAACTCTACTTGGACAACAACCATATGTCTGGTGAGCTGCCACCGGCCCTAGGTAACTGCTCAAATCTCAGATACATTACCATCAGAAACAACAGTTTTACCGGGGAACTTAGCAAAGTCAACTTCACCATGTTGGATCTGAGGACAGCTGATTTTTCATTGAACAACTTCACTGGTACAATTCCTGAAAGTATCTACTCATGCACCAACCTAGTTGCGTTACGGCTGGCTTTCAATCAATTTCAAGGCCAGATCTCACCAAGCATTGGAAATCTCAGGTCCCTCTCCTTCTTTTCAATCACCGGCAACTCTTTTACAAATATCACAAATGCACTTCAGATGCTCAAGAGCTGCAAGAATCTCACCTCCCTGCTTATTGGAACCAACTTCAAGGGTGAAACCATACCACAGGATGAAACAATTGATGGTTTTGAGAAGCTTCAGGTACTCACCATAGATGATTGCCCATTGGTTGGGCAAATCCCGCTTTGGATATCAAAGCTTGAAAAATTGGAGATGCTAGACCTGTCAATGAATCAACTCACTGGACCGATACCATCCTGGATTGATGGGCTGGGCTTCCTGTTCTTTCTAGATATATCAAGCAACAAGCTTACAGGGGATATACCAGCTGCATTGACAAAGATGCCGATGTTACTATCAGAGAAAAATGCTGCTAAGCTGGACCCAAAGTTCCTTGAGTTGCCTGTATTTTGGACACCATTACGTCAATACCGGATGGTCAGTGCTTTTCCCAACAAATTGTGTCTGGACAACAATAATTTCACTGGTGTGATTCCCCCTGAGATTGGTCAGCTAAAAATGCTTGACATCCTTAATTTAAGCTCCAACAGCTTAACTGGTGGAATACCACAAGAAATCTGCAACCTCACAAACCTGCAAACACTCGATCTGTCGAACAACCAGCTCACAGGTGCAATACCATCTGCACTGAATGGTCTGCACTTCCTTTCCAAATTTGATGTTTCCAACAACAAGCTAGAAGGGAAAGTTCCAAGTGGAGGACAGTTTGATTCTTTTTCAAATTCTAGCTACAGTGGGAATCCAAAGCTATGTGGCCCTATGATCAATAATGACTGCAACTCAACATCATCTTCAGCGTCCCCAAGACGGTGGAACAAGAAGAACATTACTGCCGTTGGATTAGGTGTGTTCTTCGGCGGGCTTGCCATTCTGTTCTTGCTGGGACGTCTGCTTATGGCCCTCAGAAGAACAAACTCTGTCCACCAAAACAAGGGTAGCAGCAATGGCGACATAGAGGCAAGTTCATTTACCTCTGCATCAGATGACTTGTGCAATGTGATGAAAGGAAGCATTTTGGTGATGGTACCTCAAGGCAAGGGAGAATCAGGCAAAATCACCTTCCATGATATCTTAAAGGCCACAAATAACTTTGACCAGCAGAACATCATCGGCTGCGGAGGTAATGGTCTGGTTTACAAGGCAGAACTGCCAAATGGACCCAAGCTTGCCATCAAGAAGCTCAACGGCGAAATGTGTCTGATGGAAAGAGAATTCACCGCAGAGGTTGACGCACTCACCGTGGCGAAACACGACAACCTTGTGCCTCTATGGGGCTACTACATCCAGGGAAACTCGAGGCTCCTCATATATTCTTACATGGAGAATGGCAGCCTGGATGATTGGCTTCACAACAGGGACAATGGCAACACATTGCTTGACTGGCCAACAAGGCTAGAGATTGCACAAGGAGCAAGCCGGGGCCTTTTCTACATCCACAATATCTGCAAGCCACACATTGTACATCGTGATATCAAGTCCAGCAACATCCTTCTCGACAGAGATTTCAAAGCTTATGTTGCAGATTTCGGGCTTGCCAGATTGATCCGTCCCTATGACACACATGTCACAACTGAGCTGGTCGGCACTCTGGGTTATATTCCTCCCGAGTACGGGCACGCATGGGTGGCCACACTGAGGGGAGACATATACAGTTTTGGAGTGGTGTTGCTTGAGCTGCTCACAGGGAAAAGGCCCGTCGAGGTCCTGTCCAAGTCCAAGGAACTTGTCCAGTGGGTACGGGAGATGACGTCCCAGGGAAAGCATACTGAAGTCTTGGATCCAGCGCTGAGAGAACAAGGGCATGAAGAGCAAATGCTGAAGGTGCTTGAAGTTGCTCGCAAGTGTATAAACCATAATCCTTGCCAGAGGCCAAGCATCCAAGAGGTGGTATCCTGCCTGGAAAATGCAGATGTGAACCTGCAGACGGAAACGTAG